In a genomic window of Macadamia integrifolia cultivar HAES 741 unplaced genomic scaffold, SCU_Mint_v3 scaffold1688, whole genome shotgun sequence:
- the LOC122064579 gene encoding serine/threonine receptor-like kinase NFP yields the protein MNQNNISATGLNHGQTITIPLLCACPTKNQSVAGIKYLLTCINITDDYVYIISYQFGTTDTEAPAANTILRILLSFHNFSAIAMPRGDFNKIRWIRVVLEAISQRSTFNKSFEL from the exons ATGAACCAAAACAACATCTCTGCTACGGGCCTAAATCATGGCCAAACGATTACTATACCCCTTCTATGTGCTTGTCCTACCAAAAATCAAAGTGTTGCTGGCATCAAATATCTACTCACTTGCATAAACATTACGGATGATTATGTTTACATTATAAGTTATCAGTTTGGAACTACTGATACGGAGGCCCCTGCAGCTAATACCAT ATTACGAATTCTTTTGTCCTTCCACAATTTCTCTGCAATTGCTATGCCCAGAGGGGATTTTAATAAGATCAGAT GGATCAGAGTTGTCTTAGAGGCAATCTCCCAGAGGTCCACTTTCAATAAGAGCTTCGAGCTCTGA